In Hyphomicrobium denitrificans ATCC 51888, the DNA window TTATTTATAATATTATAACATTCTAATTGGCGAACGGGGGGCGATATCGATGAAGCCTGAGAAGGACGATGCGTGGTTGCTCAAGGCGTATTCCGATCCGGATGCAGTCGCGAACTACGCGGATGGTCCGCGCCGTTTCGTTCCGGGCTTGAGCGACCTGCATCGCATGACGGGCTTACTTCTCGCAGAGCGCGTTCCGGAAAATGCGCGTGTTCTGGTTCTCGGCGCGGGCGGCGGGCTCGAGCTCAAAGCGCTGGCGGAAGCTCACGCGGGATGGACGTTTGTCGGCGTCGACCCGGCGGCGGAGATGCTGACGCTCGCGGAGAGAATGCTTGGGCCTCTCAACGCACGCGTCACACTTCAGCAGGGTTATATCGATGATGTTTCCGAGACGGCTTTCGATGCTGCCGTTTGCCTGCTCACGCTGCATTTCCTCGATGCCGATGAGCGCCGTAGGACGGAGCGAGAAATCCGGCGGCGATTGAAGCCAGGCGCGCCGTTCGTCGCCGCGCATTCGAGCTTTCCGCAGGCGGATGGCGCTCGCGCACTATGGCTGTCGCGCTATGCGGCGTTCGCCGTGGCGTCGGGTGTCGATCCGAGTTTGGCGGAAAGCGCTCGCGCGAACGTCGATGCCAAGTTGCGGGCGATCACGCCGGAACAGGACCAGGCGATTTTGGAAGAGGCTGGCTTTCGCGACGTGGCGCTGTTCTACGCGGCGTTCACGTGGCGGGGATGGGTCGGATATGCGTAGCACTTCGCGCCGCAGTGCGGGGCGGGTGGCAGCGCGCAAGCGATGCGTTTAAACGCGCTCGCTTACTTCTTGCGGAACTGGTCGAGGCTCAGGATCTTGGCGCCTTCGGACGGAGGTGCCGTCGCATCGTCGTCGTCTTTCGCGTCGACTTCGCCAGCGCGCGTGGCGGGCTCGGGCGAGGGCGGAACAGTGGCGGCCGGATCGCGGGCTGCTGCATCCTTATCCGCGACGCGGGGCTTTCTCGGTGCGCGCGGCTTCTTCGGTGTCGTGCGCGGAACTTCGGTTCCTGCTTCACCGATCTGATCGTAGGTCGCGTCGGCCGTCATAGCGTGACGCGGCTCGTGCATCGGTTCGTTGTCGCTGACGTCGTCGTCGAACTGAAGGCCGTAGCGGACGCTCGGATCGATGAAGACCTTGATCGCGGAGAACGGCACGACGAGGCGTTCGGGGATGCCGTCGAACGTCAGCTTCACTTCGAAGCGATCGTCCGAGACGATCAAGTCCCAGAAGCGGTGCTGAAGCACAATCGTCATCTCGCTCGGGTATTTTTCTTTGAGCCGCTTCGAGACGATGGCGCCCGGGGCCTGGGTCAGAAACGAGATATAAAAATGATGCTCGCCCGGGAGACCGGATTTCACGATCTGCTGGAGAACCGCGCGCACAACGCCGCGCATCGCCTCCTGCTGCAGTTTTGCGTAATCGATCGATGGCCCCGTTGCCATGCTTCCGCCTTCAAGAATGCCGTGCTCTGACCGACCTCTGAAATCAGATTTGCCGCTCAGTCAAGCCCGTTTACCTACTAGCCGCGAGAAGTGGAGGGCTTCTGTTGCCCGGTGCCCTCCGAACCGCGCCTTATCCGGCTAAGGATAAGGGCTTCAAGTTCAGGCTATTCGCACTGCATTACGCAGCGAGAGCGGCCTCAGCATAGTTGTCATTGGCAACTATTCTGTGTGACCCGATAACGGTGGTATCATGCCGGGCAAAAGCTAAGTCCTTTAGACCTTCGTCGATCCTATTTCGCCCCCATAGACTCCCTGTTTGCGCTTCGCGACTCCCCTCCGGGGAGCCGGCCGCGAAGCGCGGTAAGGAGAAAGTGGTGGAGGCGCCGGGTACCGCCCCCGGGTCCGATCGGCTTATTACGACCGCGTTTATCACCATAGCTGGCAAGCCAGCCCTTCAGATATAATCACTGGCGAGCCAGAACGAAAGCGTTTCGAAGACCGCATTCGCAAGCCCGTGAAAAAGCTGTTACCGGATGGCCGCGTTTGAGCGTTGCAAACGCCAAGCAGAAAGGGTGCACGTGGCCGTTTCAGTCGAAGACCAGGCTTCCGCGCCCGACGCGACTTTATCGTGGAAATCGGTGGTGCTCGTGCTGGCGGCGACGGCGGCGATCATCGTGTCCGGGATGCTGGCAGGGTTCGGAGCGACGGCGCTTTTCGATGTCTGGGCGCGGGCCGAAGAGCCTCGCGCATTTGCCGCAGGCGAGCCGGAAGCGCTGCAGACGGCGCGGGTCGCCGTTTCTTTGTTCGGATTTCAGCTCGCGACGGTGGCGCTGGTGCTTCTGGCGAACGCGCTGTTCACGCGAAGGGGCGAGTCTTTTGTCCGTTTCGCGGCGCCTAGGGGCGGTCTCAAAACATTCGTCTTGGCGACGCTGGGACTGATTACGCTGGCGTTTCTCTATGGCGCCGTGGTCTTCGCGCTAGACCGGGATGCGTTCCGTCAGGACATCAGTCCGTTCGCTGATCTGATGAAGGCGCAGACGTGGTGGCTGGTTTTGATCGCCGCCGGAATTGGAGCGCCGATCGCGGAAGAATGCCTGTTTCGCGGGTTGGTTTACGGGGCGTTGCGACGGTCATCGCTTGGAATTGGCGGAGCAGCGGCAGCGTCGGCGATCATGTGGGCACTACTGCACGCGCATTATTCCGTTTACGGCATCGCGGCGATCACGCTGATCGGCATTTATCTGGCCCTGGTCCGCGAGAAGACCGGCACCCTTTTGACGCCGATCGTCTGTCATGGTGTTTACAACTCGTTGATCGTTCTCATCCTGGCGTTTGCGCCGAACAGCTCAGCCGTAACGGGATAGCCGTGGGGCCGGAGCTGAAGCGTAGCCAGAATCGCGCTAGAGCCTTTCCGATGCAGCAATATCTCGATTTATTGCGCCGCGTGCGCACCGAAGGCGTGAAGAAAACGGACCGCACGGGCACCGGCACGCTCAGCGTGTTCGGGCATCAGATGCGCTTCGATCTCAGCGAAGGTTTTCCGCTGGTCACGACGAAGAAGCTGCACGTCAAGTCGATCATCGTCGAGCTGTTGTGGTTTCTCTCCGGGGCGACCAACATCGAGTATCTCAAGGCGAACGACGTTTCGATCTGGGATGAGTGGGCCGACCCCGAGGGCGAACTCGGTCCCGTCTACGGCAAGCAGTGGCGCGCGTGGAGCGCGCCGGACGGCGAAACGATCGACCAGATCAAAGAGGTCGTCGAGACGCTGAAAACAAATCCGGACAGCCGGCGCATTATCGTTTCGGCGTGGAATCCGGCCGATATTCCGCGCATGGCGCTGGCGCCGTGTCACTGCCTCGTGCAGTTCTACGTCGCGGACGGCAAGCTCTCGTGTCAGCTTTATCAGCGGTCGGCAGATATTTTTCTCGGTGTGCCGTTCAACATTGCGAGTTACGCGCTGCTGACGATGATGATGGCGCAGGTCACGGGATTGGAGCCGGGCGAGTTCGTGCACACGTTCGGCGATGCGCATCTTTATTTGAATCACCTGGAGCAGGCGGACTTGCAGCTTTCGCGCACCCCGCGTGCGCTGCCGAGGATGAAGATCAATCCGGCGGTGACGTCGATCTTCGATTTCAAGTACGAGGATTTCAGCCTCGAGGGCTACGATCCCTGGCCGCACATCAAGGCGCCGGTGGCGGTTTAAATTGTCACTCTATTAATTTGCACGCGAAGTAATACTGGCGAAATATTGGTTATCGTATGCTGGATGTCACGACTGAGGGTGGCTTGATTGCAGATGGTGTGCCGCACCCCTTAGACATTGATGCTTTCCGAACGGCTTCCGTTTCTCCTTTGAGGCGCGCAATTTCAGGTGCGATATTGTCGCCGGAGAGACTAGAAACGGGCAGGCCAATCAATATGACACCAACGGTATCGTTTGTGCGGGCGTTTTCCTGTTGAATCGATGCGCTAGATAGCGCTGCAGAAAGGCGGTTGCTTTCTTCCGCCAGCTGAGGGCAGCTCCAATTCTGATAGCCGACTTCGCTTATGTATGCCGGTGCAATGCTATCCGGCGATTTTGCGCAGGCGGAAACGAACAAAGCGAAAATTGCGATGCCCAATGGCGTGGATTTCACGAATTCCCCCAATCTTTATGATTTGAGCACATTGATGAGCGATTCTCGGTCTGTCGCAATGTTGCTGCTGAAATAGCCGTAGGGTTTCCCACATTCGGCAAACAGTTGAATCGGGAATTGCGCCGTTTAATGGCTTGCTAGTCGGTGTTGATGAACCGATTCGGCGCATTGGCAGGCTACGACGTAGGATTTGATTCTCGTGTCTGCCGTTGCTATCGGTCGGGGATGAATGACTTACCTATTTCCCTGGTCGTCGCCGTTTCGGAAAACGGCGTCATCGGCCGTGACGGCGCGCTGCCGTGGCGGCTCTCGTCCGATCTCAAGCTGTTCCGCAAGCTGACGATGGGCAAGCCCATGATCATGGGGCGGCGGACGTTCCAGTCGATCGGCAAGGCGCTCGACGGCCGTGACAACATCGTCGTGACGCGCGATCCGGCGTTCGATGCGGCCGACGTTTCGACCTGCGAAAACGTCACCGAAGCGCTGACGCTGGCGCGCATCCTGGCGACCACGCGCGGGGCCGATGAGATCATGGTTATCGGCGGCGTCGCGGTGTTCGATGCCACGCTGCCGGTTGCAGATCGCATCTATCTGACGCGCGTTCATGTGAGCGTGGAAGGCGACAGGTATTTTCCGCCGCTTGACGACGCCGTTTGGCAGGAAGTGGCGAAAGAAGCCTTGCCGCAAGGGCCGCGCGACGAGTTTGCGTCGACGCTCAGCGTTTACGAACGCAGGTAAAAGAGTGCGCGAGCCGGCGTCTCAAACCCTTGAAGCGCCGCCGCGACGCCCCAAATTCCGATAATCCAAGGGGTTGGGAATTTGCGATCGAGGGAACCGTACCTTATAAGCTCCCCCGAACCTTGTTTTCTTTTGCGTCCCCGAGGCTTTCACCGTGCACGTCTCAATGTCGTCTTCCGACCGACGCCGCACCGAGGAGCCGGAAGGCGGATGCGTCACTTCAATTTCAGCTCAGATGCGAGAGAGGCCCTGATTTATGCCCTGGAGTAATCAAGGCGGCGGAAAAGGCAGCGGTGGTGGCGGCGGCGGCGGCGGTCCGTGGGGGCAAGGGCCTTGGGGCTCTGGCGGTGGCGGCGGCAAGGAGCCGCCGGATCTCGATGAGATTTTGCGTCGTGGCCAGGACCGCATGCGCCGTGTCATGCGCGGCGGCGGTGGCGGCGCCGGAGGCAATGGCTCGGGCGGCATCGGCGGCGGCGTTCCGAAGACGTTTATTTTCCTCGTCGGGCTTCTGCTTCTCGCCGGCGCAACGTTCTACGGCTTCTTCTATCGCGTGAATCCCGACGAGCAGGGCATCGTTCTGCGCTTTGGCGAATACAACCGTTGGGATACGCCAGGTCTACATTGGCGTTTGCCGTATCCAATCGAAGAAGTGCGGCTGCCGAAAGTCACGCAGCAGCGGACGATCGAAGTCGGCAGCGCCCGTAGTACCCTCGGAGCGCGCGACAGCGGCCTGATGCTGACCGGCGACGGCAGCGTCGTCGATGTCCGCTTCGTCGTGTTCTGGCGCATCAGCCCGGACAAGAGCGAAAATGGCGATACCGGCGTCCAGCAGTTCCTATTCAATATCGCGCAGCCGGAGACGACGGTGCGTGAGGTTGCCGAAAGCGCGATGCGTGAAGTGGTCGGCCAGTCGGCATTGCAGCCGCTTCTGACAGGTGGGCGGCAGCAAATTCAGGAAGACGTGCAAAAGCTGATGCAGAAGACGCTCGATTATTATCGGGCGGGCATCAAGATCGACCAGATCCAGCTCAAGGAAGTCGATCCGCCGGAAGAAGTCATCGGCTCGTTCCGCGAGGTTGCGGCGGCCGCGCAAGAGAGAGAAACGCTGGTCAAGCAGGCGCAAACCTACGCCGACCAGGTTACGCCGAGAGCGCGAGGCGATGCCGATCGCATCGTAGCCGCGGCCGAAGGCTATCGCGACCAGACCGTCGCCGAGGCAACCGGTCAGGCGGCGCGCTTCCTCAAGGTCTACGACGAATACAAGAAGGCGCCGGACGTCACGCGGCAGCGCTTGTATCTCGAAATGCAGGAGCGCGTGCTCGAGGGCGCCGACAAGATCATCATCGACCAGAAGAGTGGCCAGGGCGTCGTGCCTTACCTGCCGCTAGATCAGCTGCAGAAGCGTGAAACGTCCGAAGGATCGAAATAATATGCGCGCATTCTTCGCTTTCATTCTTACGGTATTGGGCCTCGCGGCTGCGGGTCTCTATGCCTCGGCATTCATCGTGCATCAGAACGAGCAGGCGATGGTGCTGCGCTTCGGTAAAACGCAGCAGATCATCGAGACGCCCGGACTGAAGTGGAAAGTTCCGTTCATCGATACGGTCGAGAAATTCGACAAGCGTATTCTCGATCTCGATACGACGGAGCAGGAAGTCACGGCGGCGGATCAGCAGCGCTTGATCGTCGACGCCTATGCGCGTTACCGCATCACGGACCCGCTCAAGTTCTATCAGAACGTGCGCAACGAAGAGCGCGTGCGTGAAGTCGTCGGACCGCTGATCGAATCTGAAATCCGGCGCGTGCTCGGTTCTGCGACGCTGCAGGAGATCGTCAAGGACAAGCGCGAGTCGCTGATGAAGGAGATCGCGGCGCAGGTGAACAAAGAAGGCCGCGATTACGGACTTGAAGTCGTCGACGTGCGTCTCAAGCGCGCCGATCTGCCGAAGGTGAACCTCGTCAAGGTCTACGATCGCATGCGCGCCGACCGCGTTCGTGAGGCAACGGAGCTTCGGGCGCAGGGTGAAGCCGAGAGCAACCGCATTCGCGCCAACGCCGACAAGGCGGTGACGATCATCAAGGCGACGGCGACGCAGAAGTCGGACGAAATTCGCGGTGACGGCGAAGCTCAGCGCAGCCGCATCTTCGCGGACGCGTTCGGAAAGGACCCGGACTTCTTCCAGTTCTACCGTTCGATGCAGGCGTACACGACGGCGATCAAGCCGAGCGACACGCGTTTGCTTCTGTCGCCGAGCAGCGACTTCTTCCGCTACTTCGAAGATCCGAACGGTGGCGTGAAACGGGCTCCGGCGCCTTCCGTCACGGTCACGCCTGAGCGATGAACGATCTTCTGACCGGCCTCGGAGTAGCCCTTGTTCTTGAAGGGCTACTCTGGGCGGTCGCCCCGGATGCTGCGCGGCGTGTCGTCACGGACATCGCCAGCCGGGGAAACGGCCCGATTCAGGCCGGAGCTCTCGTGGCCGTCGCGTTTGGAGTTTTTCTCGTCTGGCTCGTCCGAGGATAAGGTCGGAAGCCGACTTGTCCCCCCATCCCGGCTATATGCTACGATCGTCACTTTGATGCTGCGATCTTGCGCCACTGAAGCCCCATAGGTCCCGCCGAGCGTCGCGTGGGGTCGGACACTGGAGTTCTGCGATGACCGGAAAAATATCCGTGCTTATGCCTCGGCTGCTGCTCAGCGCGATCATGACGATGGCGCTGTTTTCGTGTCCGGCGCAGGCGTTCCAGAACGGCCCGGCGTCGGTTGCGCCGGTCGCGAAGAAGCTCGTCGACGCCGTCGTCAACATCTCCACCTCGCAGACCGTCAAGGGACCGAGCGGCGTGCCGCTGCCGAAGGTGCCGAAGGGCGCGCCGTTCGAGGACTTCTTCGACGACTTCTTCAACAAGCGCGGCGGCGTTCCCAATTCGGATCGCAAGATTTCGTCGCTCGGCTCCGGCTTCGTGATCGACGGCAACGAAGGCCTGATCGTCACCAATAACCACGTGATCGAAGGCGCCGAAGAGATCGAGATCAATTTTCACGATGGCTCGAAGCTGAAGGTCGACAAGGTGCTCGGCCGCGATACGAAGGCCGATCTCGCGCTGCTCAAGGTCACGCCGAAGAAGCCGCTCAAGGACGTCAAGTTCGGGCCGTCGGCCACGCTCGAAGTCGGCGACTGGGTGATGGCGATCGGCAATCCGTTCGGGCTCGGGGGCTCGGTTTCGCTGGGCATCATCTCGGCGAAGAGCCGCGACATCAATTCCGGGCCTTACGACGATTATCTGCAGACCGATGCTGCGATCAACAAGGGCAACTCGGGCGGGCCGCTGTTCAACATGGACGGCGAAGTGATCGGCGTGAATACGGCCATCATATCGCCGACCGGCGGCTCGATCGGCATCGGCTTTGCCGTGCCTTCGGACACGGTCGCGAACGTCGTCGATCAGCTGAAGCAATTCGGTGAAGTCCGGCGCGGCTGGCTTGGTGTGAAGATTCAGACGGTGACGGACGACATCGCCGAGACGCTCGGCGTGCCGGAAAACAGCGGCGCGTTGATCGCGGCCGTGACGCCCGAGAGCCCGGCGGCGAAAGCAGGCCTCGAAGCCGGCGACGTCATTCTGAAGTTCGACAACAAGGACGTGACTTCGATGCGCGGCCTGCCGAGGATCGTGGCGCAGGCGCCGATCGGCAAAGCCGCGGATGTCGAGCTTCTGCGCAAAGGCGAGCGCAAGACGCTGCAAGTGACGGTCGGGCGCCTTGATGACGGCGACGACACCGACAGCGATCTGAAAGAGCAGGGCAGCGAGAGCCCGGCGCCGGGATCGTCGATCATCGGGCTCAAGCTTTCGGCGCTGACGTCGGAACTCCGGCGCAAGTACGGACTCGATGACAAGATCAAAGGCGTGGTCGTCGAAAGCATCGATCCGCAAAGCGCGGCAGCGAAAAAGGGCATCAAAGCCGGCGATGTGATCGTCGAGGCGGCGCAGGAAGCGGTGAGCGATCCGGGCGACGTCGCGGCGAGCGTCGATAAGGTCAGGAAGGCCGGACGCAAGGCCGTGCTATTCCGCGTCGAAGACGGCAAGGGCGATCTTCGCTTCGTTGCCGTGCCAATCTCGTAATCCCGCGCGATTTTCGCAGTTCATCGCGCGCCAGGAGGCAAACGTGTCTGGAAACCACGGACTTCTCGATACCATCTTTGAATCGTTCGCGCCGGTGCATCCGGACGGGCACAAGTTCATCGCCATCGGCGCGGTGGTTACTTTGATCTTCTTCCTGATCTATCCGCCGCTCGGATGGATCGCGGCCGCGATTACAGCGTGGGTCGTTTATTTCTTCCGCGATCCGGCGCGCGTCACGCCGTTGCGGCCGGGTCTCGTCGTCTCGGCGGCGGACGGCAAGATTTCGTCGATCGAGAAAGTGACGCCGCCCGCCGAACTCGGGATGGGTCCGGAAGAACGCGTGCGCATTTCGACGTTCCTTTCGGTCTTCGACGTGCACATCAACCGTTCGCCGGTGGCGGGCCGCATCGTGCGCTCGCTTTATGTGCCGGGCGCATTTCTCAATGCGGCGCTCGATAAGGCGAGTGAAGACAATGAACGGCGTATTCTGGTGATCGAGACGCCGACCGAGGGCGAAATCGGCGTCGTGCAGATTGCGGGGCTTGTCGCGCGCCGGATCGTGACGTTCTCGCAGATCGGCGACGTGATCGGGGCCGGACAGCGATTCGGATTGATCCGCTTCGGTTCGCGTGTGGATGTTTATCTGCCACCCGGTAAGGTCGCTCTTGTGAGCGTCGGCCAACGAGCGGTTGCGGGCGAAACGGTTTTCGCCGATCTTCAATCGGTCGAGCCCGAGCGTGAGGCGCGTCTCGCTTAGGCCGCCTGAGCCAGAGGGACCACTCGGCTTTGAAGCCCGAGGCCGTCTCGGGCAAGAGGGTTCGACGGCCGCGCATGCGCCTGGAGGAGGCCTGCCATGGACATGGAAGAACCACGGATCGAAACGGAAACGCGACGCCGCCGCAGGCGATCGCTGTTCCGGCATCGGCAGGTGCCGGTGCGGATGTTGGTGCCGAACTTCTTCACGCTGCTCGGCCTCTGCGCGGGTCTGACGTCGATCCGCATGGGGATCGAGGGCCGTTACGATCTGGCTCTCGCTGCGATCGTGTTCGCGGGGTGCCTCGACGGCATCGACGGGCGGATCGCGCGCCTTCTCAAAGCATCATCGCGTTTCGGGGCCGAACTCGACAGCCTCGCGGATTTCGTCAACTTCGGCGTCGCTCCAGCGTTTCTCATTTTCAACTGGGGGCTTGGCGATCTCAAAAGCGCGGGCTGGATCTGCGTGATGATTTTCGCGCTGACCTCGGCGCTCAGACTTGCGCGCTTCAATTCGGCGATCGATGACGACAAGCCGAAGTGGCAATCGAATTACTTCGTCGGGATGCCGACGCCCGCCGCGGCTATCGCGGTGCTGCTGCCGGTTTACATCTATCAATTGGGCTTCGAGGAAATCAAAGCGCATTGGGCGCTGATGGTCGTGCTCGTCTACACGCTTTTCATCGCCTTCATGATGGTTTCAACGATCCCGACGTACTCGGGCAAGCTGCTCGGCGAACGCGTCGGCCGCGAGTGGGTTCTGCCGATCTTCGTCATTGCGGTCGCGGTCGTCGCGATGCTGTTCACGTACCCGTACCAGACGCTGACGGCGATTACGCTTATCTATCTGGCGTTCATTCCGGTGAGCTGGCGGAATTTCCAGGAGAAGATTGCGCAGGGCGAGGCTGCGGAACCAGCTGCGGTTTCGGAGCCCGTTGCGCCTGAACCGGTGGCGAGCGGTGGCCCGGCTCAGTCCGATCCTGGCGACGAGCCGCCGAAGACGACGGGGCGCATCTTTACGCTCCGCACGCCGGATCAGCCAAAGTAGCCGCGCTTATTTCGTTTCTTCCGGCGCACGGTGATAGATGTCGTCCGTGCGCAGGATGTCGTCCTCGCCGAGATACGATCCGATCTGGACCTCGATGATCTCGACCGGCACCTTGCCGGGGTTTTCGAGGCGATGCCATTGCGTCGCGACGATGTAGACGCTCTCATTCTCGCGCACGAGCTGCTCGCGCTCGCCGATGACGACGCGCGCGGTTCCTTGCACCACGATCCAATGCTCGGAGCGATGATGGTGCATTTGCATGGACAGCACGCCGCCGGGCTTCACATGCAGAAGCTTCACCTGGAAGCGCGGGCCGATGTTCAACGTCTCGAAGTAGCCCCACGGGCGGTAGTTTCGGAGGTGCTGCTCCTGCTCCTTGCGGTTCGAGGAGCGCAGGCGCTGCACGATCTTGGAGACGTCCTGCGTCCGGTTCTTATCCGCGACCAGCAGGGCATCGGGCGTATCGACGATGACGAGGTCTTTGACGCCGATGGTCGAGACGATCGCCTTCTCGGAATGAATAAAGCAGTCCGACGTGTCTTCGAGGATGGCGTCGCCCTTGACGAAGTTGCCTGCGGCGTCGCGCGGAGCAATGTCCCAGAGCGAGGCCCATGAGCCGACATCGTTCCAGCCGACATTGAGCGGCAGAACGGCAGCTGCGCCGGTTTTTTCCATCACGGCGTAGTCGACGGAAATATTCGGCGCCGTCGCGAAGGCGGCCTTGTCGAGGCGCAAAAATCCAAGGTCTTCCTTGGCGCCTGCGAGCGCGGCGCGCGCGGCCTGCAAGATATCGGGTTGCAGGCGTTCGATTTCGTTCAGGAATGTCCGGGCGTTGAGCACGAAGATGCCGCTGTTCCAGAAGCGATCGCCAGCCGCGAGATATGTTTCCGCGGTGGCGCGATCGGGCTTCTCGGCAAAGGAGTCGACGGCGAACGCCTGGCCTTCGAAACCTTCAAGCGCGCTGCCCTGCTTGATGTAGCCGTAGCCGGTGTGCGGCTCGTTCGGCTTGATCCCGAAGAGGACAAGCTTGCCGGTCGCCGCGACTTCGGCGGCGCGTTTGACGGCGGCTGCGAACACCGCATCGTCCTTTACGACGTGATCGGACGGCATGACGGCGAGCGTCGCCTTAGGGCTTGCTTCGAGCGCGACGAGCGCCGCGACGGCGATGGCGGGAGCCGTGTTACGCGCGACGGGTTCGAGGATGATCGCGAGCGGATCAATCCCCAAGCGCTCGACTTCCTCGCGAATGAGAAAGCGATGATCGTTATTGCAAAGAAGGATCGGAGCCTTGAAGCCCGACGACTGCTGCAAGCGTCCGAGGGCGGCCGAGAGAAAGCTGCCGTTCTGGCTGTTGAAGAACCGGATGAATTGTTTCGGATACATGGACCGCGACAGCGGCCACAGGCGCGTGCCGGAGCCGCCCGATAGAATTACCGGAAAGATGTCGCTCATCGACTTCCCCAACCCCATTTAACGGAACGAGCCAAAGTCATGCGCCCGTTCTACGACACCGCTACTGATAGAATAATGAACAGTTCTGGGGTCGACCCAGGCGCGCGGCAAGGACTGATTGAGAAGAGTGATAACGGTTAACCGTGTGGGCGAGTTAGTCTTTCCCGCAGCGTGCGCAGCGAACTTGGCGGCTCGGAAGGTGCCCGCGAGGGCGCCGAGGACATGCCCGGCGCGTTAACGCGGTCACCCATCATCGACGCCGCGGATGCGCTTCGGGCCGAATGACCTGCGGGCGGAGTATGCGTGGGCGGCATCGCGTCCTTGCGCGACGTGGGGTGGCCGTTTCCGGGAACCGGCGTCCCGGCGCTGCCGCGCGCCGGCGGCGTTTCGCGGCGCGGTTCGCCTTGCGGTGCCGGGGCCGGGCTGGCGTTCGTATCGGCGGCAGAGTTGATGCTCAGCGCGTCCGCCATCAAAGCCATGTTGTGGGAATTGTCGCCGGTCGCGGTTCCGGACAGGCGCCAGCGCTCGACGATCTGTTCGAGGAAGCCATCGTCGCCCAGAGATTTCTGCCATCGCTCGGAGAAGCGAGCGGTCGAGGAGCGCGGCAGTGCGTGCGGGGGCAATTCGTCGAACTTGATGCGCACGGGCAGCGCCATGCCGTCGCCGAATGCGATCGCTTCGCGCTGGCCGAGCGAGGGAAGGAATTCGAGCAGGCCGGCGCCGGTGTCGGCAACGGCGGAGGTCACGATCTCCTGGTCGCGATCGTTCGACATGCGGAGCGCGAACACGGTGTTGCACTGGGACAGGATGGTCGGATCGATTTCGGCGGGGCGCTGGGTGACGATGCACAGCGAGGCGCCGTATTTGCGGCCTTCCTTGGCGATCTTGGCGATAGCGCGTTTGCAGGGCTCGAAGCCGAGGGCGCTGTTCGCCGGAACGTAACGATGCGCTTCTTCGCAGACGAGCGTTACGGGGACCTGGCCTTCGCTCCAGAGCGCGAAGTCGAACGTCAGCCGGCAGAGTACGGAGACGACGACGTTGACGATCTCCGACGGAATGCCGGTCAGCTCAAGGATCGTGATCGGCTTGTTGTTGACCGGCACGCGGAAGATGCGGCTCAGGATCTGAGTCATGCTGTCGTAGACGGTCAGCGAGCCGAACATGAAGGAGTAGCGGATGTCCTTCGAGACCGTTTCGATGCGGTGCTTCAGATTGCGATAGGGCGTCAGATCCCGTTTGTTTTCGAGGCGGCCCATACGCTCGTCGATCAGCGCGACAAGCTCGGAGATGCGATAGGGAACGGGCGTGTCGACGGTATAGCGGCTGTGGTCGGCGCGGCGGGGCTTTGCACCTTCTCCGGAGCGGCTGT includes these proteins:
- a CDS encoding mannose-1-phosphate guanylyltransferase/mannose-6-phosphate isomerase, whose amino-acid sequence is MSDIFPVILSGGSGTRLWPLSRSMYPKQFIRFFNSQNGSFLSAALGRLQQSSGFKAPILLCNNDHRFLIREEVERLGIDPLAIILEPVARNTAPAIAVAALVALEASPKATLAVMPSDHVVKDDAVFAAAVKRAAEVAATGKLVLFGIKPNEPHTGYGYIKQGSALEGFEGQAFAVDSFAEKPDRATAETYLAAGDRFWNSGIFVLNARTFLNEIERLQPDILQAARAALAGAKEDLGFLRLDKAAFATAPNISVDYAVMEKTGAAAVLPLNVGWNDVGSWASLWDIAPRDAAGNFVKGDAILEDTSDCFIHSEKAIVSTIGVKDLVIVDTPDALLVADKNRTQDVSKIVQRLRSSNRKEQEQHLRNYRPWGYFETLNIGPRFQVKLLHVKPGGVLSMQMHHHRSEHWIVVQGTARVVIGEREQLVRENESVYIVATQWHRLENPGKVPVEIIEVQIGSYLGEDDILRTDDIYHRAPEETK
- a CDS encoding phosphatidylserine decarboxylase; amino-acid sequence: MSGNHGLLDTIFESFAPVHPDGHKFIAIGAVVTLIFFLIYPPLGWIAAAITAWVVYFFRDPARVTPLRPGLVVSAADGKISSIEKVTPPAELGMGPEERVRISTFLSVFDVHINRSPVAGRIVRSLYVPGAFLNAALDKASEDNERRILVIETPTEGEIGVVQIAGLVARRIVTFSQIGDVIGAGQRFGLIRFGSRVDVYLPPGKVALVSVGQRAVAGETVFADLQSVEPEREARLA
- a CDS encoding Do family serine endopeptidase, giving the protein MTGKISVLMPRLLLSAIMTMALFSCPAQAFQNGPASVAPVAKKLVDAVVNISTSQTVKGPSGVPLPKVPKGAPFEDFFDDFFNKRGGVPNSDRKISSLGSGFVIDGNEGLIVTNNHVIEGAEEIEINFHDGSKLKVDKVLGRDTKADLALLKVTPKKPLKDVKFGPSATLEVGDWVMAIGNPFGLGGSVSLGIISAKSRDINSGPYDDYLQTDAAINKGNSGGPLFNMDGEVIGVNTAIISPTGGSIGIGFAVPSDTVANVVDQLKQFGEVRRGWLGVKIQTVTDDIAETLGVPENSGALIAAVTPESPAAKAGLEAGDVILKFDNKDVTSMRGLPRIVAQAPIGKAADVELLRKGERKTLQVTVGRLDDGDDTDSDLKEQGSESPAPGSSIIGLKLSALTSELRRKYGLDDKIKGVVVESIDPQSAAAKKGIKAGDVIVEAAQEAVSDPGDVAASVDKVRKAGRKAVLFRVEDGKGDLRFVAVPIS
- a CDS encoding ATP-binding protein; translated protein: MNSHNDDQRRTADTSIGRIVSVNGSKAIVLLDGSSDARARSLKDGPDMGTLIAIETSSALVLAIVSALSVPVPSQREGDGEVWIAEIGLVGELVKGLDGKPLKFNRGVTNYPALGDRARVASKSELQCAFCGEAGETVRVGCIRQDSSIPAMVRVDELLGKHFAILGTTGTGKSCTTALILRSILEKHPAAHIVLLDPHNEYATAFTEWAEVVSPRNMHLPYWLLTFEEIVEVLVGDGERKTETDVLQDLIPVAKARYANSRSGEGAKPRRADHSRYTVDTPVPYRISELVALIDERMGRLENKRDLTPYRNLKHRIETVSKDIRYSFMFGSLTVYDSMTQILSRIFRVPVNNKPITILELTGIPSEIVNVVVSVLCRLTFDFALWSEGQVPVTLVCEEAHRYVPANSALGFEPCKRAIAKIAKEGRKYGASLCIVTQRPAEIDPTILSQCNTVFALRMSNDRDQEIVTSAVADTGAGLLEFLPSLGQREAIAFGDGMALPVRIKFDELPPHALPRSSTARFSERWQKSLGDDGFLEQIVERWRLSGTATGDNSHNMALMADALSINSAADTNASPAPAPQGEPRRETPPARGSAGTPVPGNGHPTSRKDAMPPTHTPPAGHSARSASAASMMGDRVNAPGMSSAPSRAPSEPPSSLRTLRERLTRPHG
- the pssA gene encoding CDP-diacylglycerol--serine O-phosphatidyltransferase; amino-acid sequence: MDMEEPRIETETRRRRRRSLFRHRQVPVRMLVPNFFTLLGLCAGLTSIRMGIEGRYDLALAAIVFAGCLDGIDGRIARLLKASSRFGAELDSLADFVNFGVAPAFLIFNWGLGDLKSAGWICVMIFALTSALRLARFNSAIDDDKPKWQSNYFVGMPTPAAAIAVLLPVYIYQLGFEEIKAHWALMVVLVYTLFIAFMMVSTIPTYSGKLLGERVGREWVLPIFVIAVAVVAMLFTYPYQTLTAITLIYLAFIPVSWRNFQEKIAQGEAAEPAAVSEPVAPEPVASGGPAQSDPGDEPPKTTGRIFTLRTPDQPK